One region of Paucibacter aquatile genomic DNA includes:
- the hemL gene encoding glutamate-1-semialdehyde 2,1-aminomutase: MSKNQALFERAQRVIPGGVNSPVRAFRAVGGTPRFITRGDGAYIFDAEGQRYIDYIGSWGPMILGHGHPAVLEAVTKAAQEGFSFGAPTEREIELAEEILKLVPSMEQVRLVSSGTEATMSAIRLARGATGRSKFIKFEGCYHGHTDALLVKAGSGLATFGHPTSAGVPAEVAQHTLVLEFNHLAQLEEAFALHGKELACVIIEPIAGNMNFVRTQTAYMKRLRELCTEHGALLVMDEVMTGFRVGLHSAQGHYASLIPGFKPDISVFGKVIGGGMPLAAFGASRDIMKHLAPLGGVYQAGTLSGNPVATACGLATLREIQKPGFFEDLSAKTRRLVDGLAAVAKDNGVPFSVDCQGGMFGFFLMDQLPQEYQTVMTTDKERFNRFFHAMLDAGVYLAPALYEAGFVSAAHSEADIQATLDAARQALR; the protein is encoded by the coding sequence ATGTCCAAGAACCAAGCTTTGTTCGAACGCGCCCAGCGCGTGATCCCCGGTGGCGTGAACTCGCCGGTGCGCGCATTCCGCGCGGTCGGCGGCACGCCGCGCTTCATCACCCGTGGCGATGGCGCCTACATCTTCGATGCCGAAGGCCAGCGCTACATCGACTACATCGGCTCCTGGGGCCCGATGATCCTCGGCCACGGCCACCCGGCCGTGCTGGAAGCGGTCACCAAGGCCGCACAAGAGGGCTTCTCCTTTGGCGCGCCGACCGAGCGTGAGATCGAGCTGGCCGAAGAGATCCTGAAGCTGGTGCCCAGCATGGAGCAGGTGCGCCTGGTGTCCTCGGGCACCGAGGCGACCATGAGCGCCATCCGCCTGGCGCGCGGTGCCACCGGCCGCAGCAAGTTCATCAAGTTCGAAGGCTGCTACCACGGCCACACCGACGCGCTGCTGGTCAAGGCAGGGTCAGGTCTTGCCACCTTCGGCCACCCGACCAGCGCCGGCGTGCCGGCCGAGGTGGCCCAGCACACCCTGGTGCTGGAGTTCAACCACCTGGCCCAGCTGGAAGAAGCCTTCGCCCTGCACGGCAAGGAGCTGGCCTGCGTGATCATCGAGCCGATCGCCGGCAATATGAATTTCGTGCGCACCCAGACGGCGTACATGAAGCGCCTGCGCGAGCTCTGCACCGAACACGGCGCCCTGCTGGTGATGGACGAGGTGATGACCGGCTTCCGCGTCGGTCTGCACAGCGCCCAAGGCCATTACGCCAGCCTGATCCCCGGCTTCAAGCCCGACATCAGCGTCTTTGGCAAGGTCATCGGCGGCGGCATGCCCCTGGCCGCCTTCGGCGCCAGCCGCGACATCATGAAACACCTGGCCCCGCTGGGCGGCGTCTACCAGGCCGGCACCCTGAGCGGCAACCCGGTGGCCACCGCTTGCGGCCTGGCCACGCTGCGCGAGATCCAGAAGCCCGGTTTCTTCGAAGACCTGTCGGCCAAGACGCGTCGCCTGGTCGATGGCTTGGCAGCGGTCGCCAAAGACAACGGCGTGCCCTTCAGCGTCGATTGCCAAGGCGGCATGTTCGGCTTCTTCCTGATGGACCAGCTGCCGCAGGAATACCAGACCGTGATGACGACCGACAAGGAGCGCTTCAACCGCTTCTTCCACGCCATGCTGGACGCCGGCGTCTATCTGGCCCCGGCGCTGTACGAAGCCGGCTTTGTCTCCGCCGCCCACAGCGAGGCCGACATCCAGGCCACGCTGGACGCCGCTCGCCAAGCCCTGCGCTGA
- a CDS encoding response regulator — translation MPIQKILLVDDSKTELHVLSEMLVKRGYLVRTAENGEEAMKRLAEEVPDLILMDVVMPGQNGFQLTRSITRDERFAAVPVIMCTSKNQETDKVWGMRQGARDYVVKPVKAEELLAKIKALG, via the coding sequence ATGCCGATACAAAAAATCCTGCTGGTCGATGATTCCAAGACCGAGTTGCATGTGCTCAGCGAGATGCTGGTCAAGCGCGGTTATCTGGTGCGCACCGCCGAGAACGGCGAAGAGGCGATGAAGCGCCTGGCCGAGGAAGTGCCCGACCTGATCCTGATGGACGTGGTCATGCCCGGCCAGAACGGCTTCCAGCTGACCCGCAGCATCACCCGCGACGAGCGCTTTGCTGCCGTGCCGGTGATCATGTGCACCAGCAAGAACCAGGAGACCGACAAGGTCTGGGGCATGCGCCAGGGCGCGCGTGACTATGTGGTCAAGCCGGTCAAGGCCGAGGAGTTGCTGGCCAAGATCAAGGCCCTGGGCTGA
- a CDS encoding GNAT family N-acetyltransferase, whose translation MFHIRAHTQDNAISPERLAELGITPATLGAAFDDSAVCGWLAVDDEAQAVGFCNVDPASGEVLVLAVLSGQEGQGVGRALLEAAVTHLQSVGSPPPWLMAGVNPALRAHGFYRAQGWRPSGRRDAQGDEELRLDTD comes from the coding sequence ATGTTCCACATCCGAGCGCACACGCAGGACAACGCCATCTCACCCGAGAGACTGGCCGAACTGGGCATCACGCCGGCCACGCTGGGCGCGGCCTTCGATGACAGCGCGGTCTGCGGCTGGCTGGCCGTCGATGACGAAGCTCAGGCCGTCGGCTTTTGCAATGTGGACCCGGCCAGCGGTGAAGTGCTGGTGCTGGCTGTGCTGTCGGGCCAGGAAGGCCAAGGCGTGGGGCGCGCCTTGCTGGAGGCGGCGGTGACTCATTTGCAATCGGTGGGCAGCCCACCGCCTTGGCTGATGGCCGGCGTCAATCCAGCACTGCGCGCGCATGGCTTCTACCGCGCCCAGGGCTGGAGGCCCAGCGGCCGGCGTGATGCGCAGGGCGACGAAGAACTGCGCCTCGACACGGACTGA
- a CDS encoding response regulator encodes MNVQVPEGFQAAAAGAAKVLVIDDSNTIRRSAEIFLKQGGHEVVLAEDGFDALAKLSDYQPDLVFCDILMPRLDGYQTCAIIKRNPQFAAVPVIMLSSKDGLFDKARGRMVGSQDYLTKPFTKDQLLQAVLSHRRAA; translated from the coding sequence TTGAACGTACAAGTACCTGAAGGCTTTCAAGCTGCCGCAGCCGGCGCCGCGAAAGTGCTGGTCATCGACGACAGCAACACCATCCGGCGCAGCGCGGAGATCTTCCTCAAGCAAGGTGGGCACGAAGTCGTGCTGGCCGAGGATGGCTTCGATGCCTTGGCCAAGTTGAGCGACTACCAGCCGGATCTGGTGTTCTGCGACATCCTGATGCCACGCCTCGACGGCTACCAGACCTGCGCCATCATCAAGCGCAATCCGCAGTTCGCGGCGGTGCCCGTCATCATGCTGTCGTCCAAGGATGGTCTCTTCGACAAGGCGCGCGGGCGCATGGTCGGCTCTCAAGACTACCTGACCAAGCCTTTCACCAAAGATCAGTTGTTGCAGGCTGTGCTGTCCCATCGACGCGCGGCCTGA
- the thiD gene encoding bifunctional hydroxymethylpyrimidine kinase/phosphomethylpyrimidine kinase produces MNHKTDTPSAADPTAPADEQEPQAPACVLSFNASDASGAGGLAGDIATIAAMGAHCLPVVSAIVLRDTAEVFEHHTLDPDTIAEQARLILEDVQISAWKVGFLGSAEGVSAVAEVLSDYPDVPLVAYLPNVSWLDEEQQASYLDAFRELVLPQTHVLVGNHKTLSDFLLPDWDADRPASPRELAVAAGQHGTAHVLVTGIQLPNQFVDNVLATPAGPVTGEKFERFEVNFVGAGDTLSAGLAALLSVGAEIHSAVGEALSFLDQALDGGFRPGMGNVVPDRFFWALPPSEEEEAAMAAEAAGHASTPTLTLDEPAPGRPPRRMH; encoded by the coding sequence ATGAATCACAAGACCGACACCCCCAGCGCCGCCGATCCGACGGCGCCCGCCGACGAGCAGGAGCCGCAAGCCCCGGCCTGCGTCTTGAGCTTCAATGCCAGCGACGCCAGTGGCGCCGGTGGCCTGGCCGGCGACATCGCAACCATCGCCGCCATGGGCGCGCACTGCCTGCCGGTGGTCAGCGCCATCGTGCTGCGCGACACGGCCGAGGTGTTCGAGCACCACACCCTGGACCCCGACACCATCGCCGAGCAGGCCCGCCTGATTCTGGAAGATGTGCAGATCAGCGCCTGGAAGGTCGGCTTTCTGGGCAGCGCCGAGGGCGTGAGCGCCGTGGCCGAGGTGCTGTCGGACTACCCCGACGTGCCCCTGGTCGCCTACCTGCCCAATGTGTCCTGGCTCGACGAAGAGCAGCAGGCCAGCTATCTGGATGCCTTCCGCGAGCTGGTGCTGCCGCAGACCCATGTGCTGGTCGGCAACCACAAGACCTTGAGCGACTTCCTGCTGCCCGACTGGGACGCCGATCGCCCGGCCTCACCGCGCGAGCTGGCCGTGGCCGCCGGCCAGCATGGCACGGCCCATGTGCTGGTCACCGGCATCCAGCTGCCCAATCAGTTTGTCGACAATGTGCTGGCCACGCCGGCCGGCCCGGTGACGGGCGAGAAGTTCGAGCGCTTCGAAGTCAACTTCGTCGGCGCCGGCGACACGCTCTCGGCCGGCCTGGCCGCCCTGCTCTCGGTCGGCGCCGAAATCCACTCGGCCGTCGGCGAGGCCCTGTCCTTTCTGGACCAGGCCCTGGACGGCGGTTTCCGCCCCGGCATGGGCAATGTCGTTCCCGACCGCTTCTTCTGGGCCCTGCCGCCCAGCGAAGAGGAAGAAGCCGCCATGGCCGCCGAAGCTGCCGGCCATGCCAGCACCCCCACCCTGACCCTGGACGAGCCCGCACCGGGCCGTCCGCCGCGCCGCATGCACTGA
- a CDS encoding chemotaxis protein CheW, which yields MSSNNKQALRDLQTRLAQRMQAARDQETQAASWLAVECAGVGLLLSLRQAAEIFTPVPMRPLPYAQPWLAGVANLRGGLFTVVDLAVFLGLRESGAQRSEARQDVAQVRLVSLNAELNLNCALLVDRLLGLRGDEQLSPDPAQAEEGGARPRFAGPRLLDAEGRSWQVLDLEALSKHDQFLRVVV from the coding sequence ATGAGTAGCAACAACAAGCAAGCCCTGCGCGATCTGCAGACCCGCCTCGCGCAGCGCATGCAGGCGGCGCGCGATCAAGAGACCCAGGCGGCCAGCTGGCTGGCGGTCGAATGTGCAGGCGTCGGCCTGCTGCTCTCGCTGCGCCAGGCGGCCGAAATCTTCACGCCGGTGCCGATGCGGCCCTTGCCCTATGCCCAGCCCTGGCTGGCGGGCGTGGCCAATCTGCGCGGAGGCCTGTTCACCGTCGTCGATCTGGCGGTGTTCCTGGGCCTGCGTGAATCCGGTGCTCAGCGCAGTGAAGCGCGTCAGGATGTGGCTCAGGTTCGCCTGGTCTCGCTCAATGCCGAGCTCAATCTGAACTGCGCGCTCTTGGTGGATCGCCTGCTGGGCCTGCGCGGCGATGAGCAGCTGAGCCCCGATCCGGCGCAGGCCGAGGAGGGCGGGGCACGCCCGCGTTTCGCCGGACCGCGCCTGCTCGACGCTGAGGGACGCAGCTGGCAGGTGCTCGATCTTGAGGCACTGTCCAAGCACGACCAGTTCCTGCGAGTCGTGGTTTGA
- a CDS encoding transporter has protein sequence MSFSFGAHQDSALICGFVLAPGQAGRAIGLAEALRWLGDQDARASSAEFIWLHFNLTDASAQAWMQSHLSLPPEFFETLRQGSRSTRIEDADDHLIAVVNDVAYEFAFDPSEIATLWVNVSPQVAVSARSHPLRSIDRLREAVKMGAHFDSTVSLLNHLFRDQGDVLVRIVRDATVRVDAIEDSLLAGRLQAKRSELGQLRRVLVRLQRLLAPEPGALFRLLRLPPPWVVPQDLDELRQATEEFSLVIRDMAALQERIKLLQEEMAAQVGEQTNRSVFTLTVVTVLALPINIMAGMFGMNVGGVPLSDHPHGFAILAVLVLLFTAVAGWWAFRKRD, from the coding sequence ATGAGTTTCAGTTTCGGTGCACATCAGGACAGCGCCTTGATTTGTGGATTCGTGCTGGCGCCGGGCCAAGCGGGGCGAGCGATTGGCTTGGCTGAGGCTTTGCGCTGGCTGGGCGACCAGGACGCGCGCGCCAGCAGTGCCGAATTCATTTGGCTGCACTTCAATCTCACCGATGCCTCGGCCCAGGCCTGGATGCAATCGCATCTGAGTTTGCCGCCCGAGTTCTTCGAGACTTTGCGCCAGGGCTCGCGCTCCACCCGCATTGAAGATGCCGACGATCATCTGATCGCCGTGGTCAACGATGTGGCCTACGAGTTTGCGTTCGACCCGTCTGAGATCGCCACGCTCTGGGTCAATGTCAGCCCGCAGGTGGCGGTCAGTGCACGCAGCCATCCGCTGCGTTCCATCGACCGGCTGCGCGAGGCGGTCAAGATGGGCGCACATTTCGACTCCACCGTCTCCCTGCTCAATCATCTGTTCCGTGACCAGGGCGATGTGCTGGTGCGCATCGTGCGTGATGCCACGGTGCGTGTCGATGCCATCGAGGACAGCCTGCTCGCCGGCCGTCTGCAGGCCAAGCGCAGCGAGCTCGGCCAGCTGCGCCGGGTGCTGGTGCGGCTGCAACGGCTGCTGGCGCCGGAGCCGGGTGCGCTGTTCCGGCTGCTGCGCCTGCCGCCGCCCTGGGTGGTGCCTCAGGATCTGGATGAGCTGCGTCAGGCGACCGAGGAGTTCTCCCTGGTCATTCGCGACATGGCCGCGCTGCAGGAGCGCATCAAATTGCTGCAAGAAGAAATGGCCGCCCAGGTGGGGGAACAGACCAACCGCAGCGTCTTCACCCTGACCGTGGTGACCGTGCTGGCCTTGCCGATCAACATCATGGCCGGCATGTTCGGCATGAATGTGGGCGGCGTGCCGCTGTCCGACCACCCGCATGGCTTTGCCATCCTGGCCGTGCTGGTGCTGCTGTTCACGGCGGTGGCGGGTTGGTGGGCCTTCCGCAAGCGCGACTGA
- a CDS encoding rubredoxin, protein MCLICGWIYDETTGDPEHGIAPGTLWADVDMNWTCPECGARKEDFEMVRI, encoded by the coding sequence ATGTGCCTGATCTGTGGTTGGATCTACGACGAAACCACAGGGGATCCCGAGCACGGTATTGCACCGGGTACGCTGTGGGCCGATGTCGATATGAACTGGACCTGCCCTGAGTGTGGCGCCCGCAAAGAAGACTTCGAAATGGTTCGCATCTGA
- the mpl gene encoding UDP-N-acetylmuramate:L-alanyl-gamma-D-glutamyl-meso-diaminopimelate ligase, which translates to MHIHILGICGTFMGGLAALAREAGHRVTGCDANVYPPMSDQLLALGIELSQGFGAEQMALQPDVFVIGNVVTRGEKFPLMEAILDAGAAYTSGPQWLAEHVLQGRHVLAVAGTHGKTSTTSMLAWILEHAGLQPGFLVGGVPQNFGVSAKLGSGPAFVIEADEYDTAFFDKRSKFVHYRPRTAVLNNLEYDHADIFPDLAAIETQFHHLVRTVPASGRIVLNAREEALQRVLSRGCWSEVQRFGARKEESGALRARGEPQAFDVLRGSLKVARVEWSLIGEHNQLNALAAIAAAEHLGVTPEQSAAALTEFKNVRRRMELRGEVTVAGGSIKVYDDFAHHPTAIRTTVDGLRRRIAPAERILAIFEPRSNTMKLGTMKAQLPWALEAADLSFCHQDGLGWDAAEALAPMGTQAVVTANIDALIAAVLKAARPGDHLLCMSNGGFGGIHDKLLAALAERAARS; encoded by the coding sequence ATGCACATCCACATCCTCGGCATCTGCGGCACTTTCATGGGCGGCCTGGCCGCCCTGGCGCGCGAGGCCGGCCACCGCGTCACCGGCTGCGATGCCAATGTCTACCCGCCGATGAGCGATCAGCTGCTGGCCCTGGGCATCGAGCTGAGCCAAGGTTTCGGCGCCGAGCAGATGGCGCTGCAGCCCGATGTGTTCGTGATCGGCAATGTGGTCACGCGCGGCGAGAAGTTCCCGCTGATGGAAGCCATCCTCGACGCTGGCGCCGCCTACACCAGCGGCCCGCAATGGCTGGCCGAGCATGTGCTGCAGGGCCGCCATGTGCTGGCTGTCGCCGGCACCCACGGCAAGACCAGCACCACCTCGATGCTGGCCTGGATCCTTGAACACGCCGGCCTGCAGCCGGGTTTTCTGGTCGGCGGTGTGCCGCAGAACTTTGGCGTCAGCGCCAAGCTCGGTTCGGGTCCTGCATTCGTGATTGAGGCGGACGAATACGACACGGCTTTCTTCGACAAGCGCAGCAAGTTCGTGCACTACCGCCCGCGCACGGCCGTGCTGAACAACCTTGAGTACGACCACGCCGACATCTTCCCCGACCTGGCCGCCATCGAGACGCAGTTCCACCACCTGGTGCGCACCGTGCCGGCCAGCGGCCGTATCGTGCTCAATGCCCGCGAAGAGGCGCTGCAGCGCGTGCTCAGCCGCGGCTGCTGGAGCGAGGTGCAGCGATTCGGGGCTCGCAAGGAAGAAAGCGGCGCCCTGCGCGCGCGCGGCGAACCGCAGGCCTTCGATGTGCTGCGCGGCAGCCTCAAGGTGGCGCGGGTCGAGTGGTCGTTGATCGGCGAGCACAACCAGCTCAACGCCCTGGCCGCCATCGCCGCCGCCGAGCACCTGGGCGTGACGCCCGAGCAGAGTGCCGCCGCCCTGACCGAATTCAAGAACGTGCGCCGCCGCATGGAGCTGCGCGGCGAAGTCACCGTTGCCGGGGGCAGCATCAAGGTCTACGACGACTTCGCCCACCACCCCACGGCCATCCGCACCACGGTGGACGGCCTGCGCCGCCGCATCGCACCGGCGGAGCGCATCCTGGCCATTTTCGAGCCGCGCTCCAACACCATGAAGCTGGGCACCATGAAGGCGCAGCTGCCTTGGGCCCTGGAGGCCGCCGACCTGAGCTTCTGCCACCAGGACGGCCTGGGCTGGGACGCCGCCGAGGCCCTGGCGCCGATGGGCACGCAAGCCGTCGTGACGGCGAATATCGACGCATTGATCGCTGCGGTGCTCAAGGCCGCCCGCCCGGGCGACCACCTGCTGTGCATGAGCAATGGCGGCTTCGGCGGCATTCACGACAAGCTGCTGGCGGCCCTGGCCGAGCGCGCCGCCCGCAGCTGA
- a CDS encoding HAD family hydrolase, with protein MPHTGRRFTAAIFDMDGLLLDSERPIRDAWLRQSAAAGTPLSEVDYLKTVGINRRDSLRVLSDLLGSHAIAEAMYEAVDREVEAQFQGQGFALRPGALGLLQALQARRVPCAVASSTRHAEVLRRLGLAGLLGFFGPIHGGDQVARGKPHPDLFELAARSLGCPPEQTLVFEDSSFGARGALTAGAGVVLVPDLKSPDPEITPRCLVLSSLENALPLSEAWFMA; from the coding sequence ATGCCGCACACCGGCCGCCGCTTCACCGCGGCCATCTTTGATATGGATGGCCTGCTGCTCGATTCCGAGCGGCCCATCCGTGACGCCTGGCTGCGCCAGAGTGCGGCTGCGGGTACACCGCTCAGCGAAGTCGACTATCTGAAGACCGTCGGCATCAACCGCCGCGACAGCCTGCGGGTGCTGAGCGATCTGCTGGGCTCGCACGCCATCGCCGAGGCCATGTACGAGGCGGTGGACCGCGAGGTCGAGGCGCAGTTCCAGGGCCAGGGCTTTGCCTTGCGCCCTGGTGCGCTGGGGCTGCTGCAGGCGCTGCAAGCGCGCCGCGTGCCCTGCGCGGTGGCCTCCTCCACCCGCCATGCCGAGGTGCTGCGGCGCCTGGGCCTGGCCGGTTTGCTGGGCTTTTTCGGCCCCATCCACGGCGGCGACCAGGTCGCACGCGGCAAGCCCCACCCCGACCTGTTCGAGCTGGCCGCGCGCAGCCTGGGCTGCCCGCCTGAGCAGACCCTGGTGTTTGAAGACTCCAGCTTCGGCGCCCGCGGGGCGCTGACCGCGGGCGCCGGCGTGGTGCTGGTGCCCGATCTCAAATCCCCGGACCCCGAGATCACACCGCGCTGCCTGGTGCTGAGCTCGCTCGAAAACGCCCTGCCCCTGAGCGAAGCGTGGTTCATGGCCTGA
- a CDS encoding methyl-accepting chemotaxis protein → MSFLDKIKNLGKNETEGQNEHAAADSVPSGAVLVSTQSHTGPGQLSNSSIISEALPTEQQGATQFDETAVGTSTFATTSAALDGPLTEQPQPAKSAENRRQTLLTALVAAGLLGTAVTVSLSLVGGSRSSAQVRAAGQALMHSQRMAKSVSTALVGNQGAFAELRESGSVLVGVIGNLRTGDGPLAAAPGSVQPVLDIVQPLVERAEKNAQVVQAQEKVLTEVGQALRAINRQSSDLLESAEAVASESLQRNGSAAEISAAGQLVMLTQRIGKSANEFLTQEGVSPEAVFLLGKDLNSFKLIAEALLNGNSELRLSSAKDPQLRERLVALLKQYEQTRTQAKAILDNLQGLVASREAQKSILGDSEALRKGLEDLALELESAGGVSWWLALLMIASLGALVAGSLGFLRLYVADQKQRALLAEAQESEAKAQEREAKRVNDANQAAILRLMNELQSVAEGDLTQQATVTEDITGAIADSVNYTVEELRNLVGQVQATAARVTDTTGQVDQTSTDLLAASKEQLHEIRSTGEAVLQMAERINEVSNAAQSTAEVARQSRQAAESGLQAMQNNISGMNAIRDHIQETSKRIKRLGESSQEIGEITELISDITEQTNVLALNAAIQAASAGEAGRGFSVVAEEVQRLAERSGDATRRIAALVKTIQTDTHDAVAAMERSTLGVVQGTRLSDAAGKALEEIDAVSRRLDELIAQISSQALSEAASANEVASNIQHIFAVTEQTSEGTRSTAQMVHELSRSAEALKQSVARFKVA, encoded by the coding sequence ATGAGCTTCCTGGACAAGATCAAAAACCTGGGCAAGAACGAAACCGAAGGCCAGAACGAGCACGCGGCCGCGGACTCCGTGCCCTCCGGTGCGGTGCTGGTGTCCACGCAGTCGCACACCGGCCCAGGCCAGCTGTCGAACTCCTCCATCATCTCCGAGGCCCTGCCGACCGAGCAGCAAGGCGCCACGCAGTTCGATGAAACTGCGGTCGGCACCAGCACCTTTGCCACCACCAGCGCCGCCCTCGACGGCCCGCTGACCGAACAGCCGCAGCCGGCCAAGAGCGCCGAGAACCGCCGCCAGACCCTGCTGACCGCCCTGGTGGCGGCCGGCCTGCTGGGCACCGCGGTCACCGTCAGCCTGAGCCTGGTCGGCGGCAGCCGCAGCTCGGCCCAGGTGCGTGCGGCCGGTCAGGCCTTGATGCACTCGCAGCGCATGGCCAAATCGGTGTCCACCGCCCTGGTGGGCAATCAGGGCGCGTTTGCGGAACTGCGTGAGAGCGGCAGCGTGCTGGTCGGCGTGATCGGCAATTTGCGTACCGGTGACGGCCCGCTGGCCGCAGCCCCCGGCAGCGTGCAGCCGGTGCTGGATATCGTTCAGCCTCTGGTGGAGCGGGCTGAAAAGAACGCCCAGGTGGTGCAGGCGCAGGAAAAGGTGCTGACCGAGGTCGGCCAGGCCCTGCGCGCCATCAACCGCCAATCCAGTGATCTGCTGGAAAGCGCCGAGGCCGTGGCCTCGGAATCGCTGCAACGCAACGGTTCGGCCGCTGAAATCTCGGCCGCCGGTCAGCTGGTGATGCTGACCCAGCGGATCGGCAAGAGCGCCAACGAATTCCTGACGCAGGAAGGCGTGAGCCCCGAGGCCGTGTTCCTGCTGGGCAAGGACTTGAACTCCTTCAAGCTGATCGCCGAGGCCCTGCTGAACGGCAACTCGGAGCTGCGCCTGAGCAGCGCCAAGGACCCGCAGCTGCGCGAACGTCTGGTCGCCTTGCTCAAGCAGTACGAACAGACCCGCACCCAGGCTAAGGCCATTCTGGACAATCTGCAAGGCCTGGTGGCTTCGCGTGAAGCCCAGAAGAGCATCCTGGGCGACAGCGAGGCGCTGCGCAAGGGCCTGGAAGACCTGGCCCTCGAGTTGGAATCTGCCGGCGGCGTGAGCTGGTGGCTGGCCCTGTTGATGATTGCCTCGCTGGGCGCGCTGGTGGCAGGTTCGCTCGGCTTCCTGCGCCTCTACGTGGCGGATCAGAAGCAACGGGCCCTGCTGGCCGAAGCCCAAGAGAGCGAGGCGAAGGCGCAGGAGCGTGAAGCCAAGCGCGTCAACGACGCCAACCAGGCCGCAATTTTGCGTTTGATGAACGAGCTGCAATCGGTCGCTGAAGGTGACCTGACCCAGCAAGCGACCGTGACCGAGGACATCACCGGCGCCATCGCCGACTCGGTGAACTACACCGTGGAAGAGCTGCGCAATCTGGTCGGCCAGGTGCAGGCCACGGCCGCCCGGGTGACGGACACCACCGGCCAGGTTGACCAGACCTCGACCGATCTGCTGGCCGCCTCCAAGGAACAGCTGCACGAGATCCGTTCCACCGGTGAGGCCGTGCTGCAGATGGCCGAGCGCATCAACGAGGTGTCCAACGCCGCCCAGTCCACCGCTGAAGTGGCGCGTCAGTCGCGTCAAGCGGCCGAGTCGGGTCTGCAGGCCATGCAGAACAACATCAGCGGTATGAACGCCATCCGCGACCACATCCAGGAAACCTCCAAGCGCATCAAGCGTCTGGGCGAGTCCTCGCAGGAAATCGGCGAGATCACCGAGCTGATCTCCGACATTACCGAACAAACCAACGTGCTGGCGCTGAATGCGGCCATCCAGGCCGCCTCGGCCGGTGAAGCTGGTCGCGGCTTTTCGGTGGTGGCGGAAGAAGTGCAGCGCCTGGCGGAACGCTCGGGCGACGCCACCCGCCGGATTGCTGCCCTGGTCAAGACCATTCAGACCGACACGCACGACGCCGTGGCCGCCATGGAGCGCTCGACCCTCGGGGTGGTGCAGGGTACGCGTCTGTCCGACGCGGCCGGCAAGGCCCTGGAAGAGATCGACGCCGTGTCACGTCGCCTGGACGAATTGATCGCGCAGATTTCCAGCCAGGCGCTCAGCGAAGCGGCCTCGGCCAATGAAGTGGCTTCCAACATCCAGCACATTTTTGCCGTGACCGAACAGACCAGCGAAGGCACGCGCTCGACCGCACAGATGGTGCACGAGCTGTCCCGTTCGGCCGAGGCTTTGAAGCAATCGGTGGCTCGGTTCAAGGTCGCCTAA